Proteins encoded within one genomic window of Prosthecobacter fusiformis:
- the msrB gene encoding peptide-methionine (R)-S-oxide reductase MsrB, with the protein MNKNTLLFIALSSLSLVACAEDKPKTDPTMPKPEVTLTEAEWKKRLTSEQYAVTRQAGTERPYGAIYEEFEKQGEGTYYCVCCGVELFTSKEKFHSGCGWPSFYDASTAKNVLERADNAHGMVRTETLCKRCGAHLGHVFEGESVSAKTPTKRRFCINGVALNYVPKGGAAPKLLELTDAAVDKKKEEVAKEAGVEVQKP; encoded by the coding sequence ATGAACAAGAACACGTTACTTTTCATAGCCCTGTCCAGCCTGTCCCTCGTCGCCTGCGCCGAAGACAAACCCAAAACCGATCCGACCATGCCCAAGCCCGAAGTCACCCTCACAGAAGCTGAATGGAAAAAACGCCTCACTTCTGAGCAATACGCCGTCACCCGCCAGGCAGGCACAGAGCGCCCCTATGGTGCCATTTATGAGGAATTCGAAAAGCAGGGAGAGGGCACTTATTACTGCGTGTGCTGCGGGGTGGAGCTCTTCACATCGAAAGAAAAATTTCACTCCGGCTGTGGCTGGCCTTCCTTCTATGATGCCTCCACGGCGAAGAACGTACTGGAGCGGGCGGACAATGCCCACGGCATGGTCCGCACAGAAACGCTGTGCAAACGCTGCGGAGCCCATCTGGGGCATGTCTTTGAGGGAGAAAGCGTCTCCGCCAAGACCCCCACGAAGCGCCGCTTTTGCATCAATGGCGTGGCTTTGAACTATGTCCCCAAAGGTGGAGCCGCCCCCAAGCTGCTGGAGCTCACCGATGCGGCCGTGGACAAAAAGAAAGAAGAGGTGGCCAAGGAAGCTGGCGTGGAAGTACAGAAACCTTGA